From one Bombyx mori chromosome 5, ASM3026992v2 genomic stretch:
- the LOC101736240 gene encoding protein immune deficiency codes for MATLKTKLSEFIKGFRTDAVPRQPRPVNVDFDHQVPPEAPVDDEHADSSEHEEVIIEEEDDSDMKKKSKPKSFFKPKIPKKSSKKPDPNNHKGSINTQAAGNVLNVVGCTNVRWGNDYFMGTTYIGSKNAKKEETCDDSDPEEEIVKTGLIKTVMKATIKPEDEHLDYISKNMGKTWRKFFRKLGFTEGRIDTFEHDNKIYGVQEVRYKLLLEWMQKKNDATLGKLATLLWEHGEKCVVKELADLYSEKN; via the exons atGGCCACTTTAAAAACAAAGCTATCGGAATTTATCAAGGGTTTCAGAACTGATGCTGTGCCAAGACAGCCTCGACCAGTAAATGTTGACTTTGACCATCAAGTACCACCGGAAGCCCCGGTAGATGACGAACATGCAGACTCTAGTGAACACGAAGAAGTTATCATTGAGGAAGAAGACGATAGTGATATGAAGAAAAAATCCAAGCCTAAATCATTTTTCAAACCGAAAATACCGAAGAAATCTTCAAAGAAACCTGACCCTAACAACCATAAAGGCTCAATCAATACTCAAG CTGCAGGCAATGTATTGAATGTGGTTGGTTGTACAAACGTAAGATGGGGCAATGATTATTTTATGGGTACTACTTATATCGGATCAAAAAATGCTAAGAAAGAAGAAACTTGTGATGATAGCGACCCAGAAGAAGAAATTGTAAAGACTGGTCTCATTAAAACTGTTATGAAAGCTACCATAAag CCGGAAGATGAGCATTTAGATTACATATCGAAGAATATGGGTAAAACATGGCGCAAGTTCTTCCGGAAACTCGGCTTCACCGAAGGCAGAATTGATACATTTGAACACGACAATAAAATTTATGGTGTACAAGAG GTTCGGTACAAGCTTCTTCTCGAATGGATGCAAAAGAAGAATGATGCAACTCTCGGAAAACTCGCCACGTTGCTTTGGGAACACGGCGAAAAATGCGTCGTAAAGGAATTAGCAGATTTGTACTCTGAAAAAAACTAA
- the LOC101736104 gene encoding mitochondrial import receptor subunit TOM40 homolog 1 isoform X1: MDQEQNKFSLLSKVLKFGIFEHIYAKSNPCSEANSPRKVSQSPPIDKCAGGDAPPQRKCTCSVSEDAKSTAGNRGKTGAGVTGSRTGHASEKDSDNLPSGAVSPGLLRHIHNAARYRLPQCFEGACVSVNQNSNTNWVLGHSLSFSSVSPGGYKVLLSYIDKSKPSALPYFVMEAAPGGQMSCEVRVGPTQGTRATVVAQIANAELYSFESILDGYFNNFTTSIIAVNRDFIALHYLQAVTEQISLGAEVVARGHSAELSSVSAAGRWFSESHSVSATLGNRGLDLCYARAIKPYLTVAAMLEVGFAIRRAVATLAYEWRAEEWTVRGSADTDGLVGATLQRALGGKKAQLACAISALLNHPNDKFRLGFGVTAAII, from the exons atggATCAAGAACAAAACAAATTTTCTTTACTATCCAAAGTGTTAAAATTTGGTATTTTTGAACATATTTATGCAAAAAGTAATCCTTGTTCCGAAGCGAATTCACCAAGAAAAGTATCACAAAGTCCACCGATTGATAAATGTGCCGGAGGAGACGCACCGCCTCAAAGGAAATGCACTTGCAGTGTATCTGAGGATGCAAAAAGTACCGCAGGAAATCGAGGTAAAACAGGAGCGGGAGTAACTGGATCTAGGACAGGACACGCTAGCGAGAAAGATTCTGATAACCTACCTAGTGGAGCGGTTAGTCCTGGTCTACTTCGGCACATTCATAATGCAGCCAGATACAGACTACCGCAGTGTTTCGAAGGAGCATGCGTTTCCGTTAATCAAAACTCGAACACCAATTGGGTGTTGGGTCACTCACTATCGTTCAGCTCGGTTTCGCCTGGTGGCTATAAAGTGCTATTGTCATACATCGACAAAAGCAAACCTTCAGCCCTTCCGTATTTTGTGATGGAAGCAGCTCCTGGAGGTCAGATGAGCTGTGAAGTGCGTGTGGGGCCCACACAGGGCACACGTGCTACAGTTGTGGCTCAAATAGCGAATGCAGAGTTGTACAGCTTCGAAAGCATCTTAGATGGCTACTTCAATAATTTTACGACATCAATCATTGCTGTTAATCGGGACTTTATTGCTCTTCATTATTTACAA GCAGTCACTGAGCAAATATCCCTGGGGGCTGAGGTGGTAGCGCGGGGCCATTCAGCCGAGCTGAGCTCCGTGTCGGCTGCTGGTCGGTGGTTTAGTGAGAGCCATTCTGTCAGTGCTACTCTCGGCAACAGAGGTCTAGATCTGTGTTACGCAAGAGCCATTAAGCCTTACCTAACAGTTGCTGCGATGTTAGAA GTCGGATTTGCAATTCGACGTGCAGTAGCTACTTTGGCCTACGAATGGCGAGCAGAAGAATGGACAGTTCGAGGTTCTGCTGATACCGACGGACTAGTCGGAGCCACATTGCAGAGAGCGCTCGGAGGCAAGAAAGCTCAGCTTGCTTGCGCTATTTCAGCACTCTTGAATCATCCTAATGATAAATTTCGGCTCGGCTTTGGTGTTACGGCCGCAATTATTTGA